The nucleotide window CGGTGCGGCGGATCAGCAGGGCGGCATCCAGCAAGCGCGACTGATCGGTCAGAGTCGTGACATTCCTGGTCATATAGTCGCCGACGCAGGAGTCGCTGGCCGGTCGCGTAGGCTCCGGAGGTAAAGGGGTGCCGTCCTTCTTCTTTTTCACCTGGTTCTCCCTGATTGGCGGGCTGGCGGCGGATTTTAGCATTGGACGGGACGGGGCTCAATGCCGGAGAACGCGACCCCAGGCATTCAAGGCAAAAGGAAACGCCGGCGGGTGGCCGCCGGCGCGGTTCGCTATGGACCAGGAGCGCCTCACTCGCGGCGTTTGAGCGTCGGACGGTCCTCGTCCTTCTTGTCTGAGTCCTTGTCGTCGCTCGTCTTCTTGGAGCCCGAGGTGCGGCGAAGGGTCGGACGGTTCTCCTCGCGGTCGAGGATCTTGTGGCGATTCTCCAGGGCCGCCAGACGCGCTTTAACGTCGTCGAATTCCGACGTAGTGACGATGTATTGCGGTTTCGAGGGCAAGATGTCGTTGATCTCCCGCTGCGACTTCTCGATGCGGTCCGGGGTCTGCGGGTGCGAAGAGAATGCCTTGGACAACGTCCCCGGCTTCTTTTTTTCTTTCGCTTGGATCTTCTCGAAGAAAGCCACGTACGCCTGCGGGTCGTAACCGCTGGCGTACATGTACTGCAGGCCCAGGTAGTCGGCCTCGGATTCGAAGCCACGCGAGAACTTCATGAAGGTGAGCGGCAGTCCGAGGGAGACGGCGCTGCGGGCGGCATAGCCGATGCCGCCACCGACGAAGATCAGGGGAATGGTGGCGATGTTGGCCCAGTTGATGCGGGTCATCTGCCGGGTGGCGTGGCGGGCGGCCACGTGGGCGATCTCGTGCGACATGACGCCGGCCAGCTCCGCTTCCTCGTCCGCCGCCAGGATCAGCCCGGAATTGACGTAGAAGAACCCGCCGGGCAGCGCGAAGGCATTCACCTCACTGGAGTCGATGACCTTGATGGTGAAGGGCACACGGGCGTCGGAGTTGCGGACCAGATTCTGCCCGATGCGGTTCACGTATTCGTTCACCACCGGGTCCTGCACCAACTTCGCGGTCTGCTCTACCTGGGCGGCGTACATCTTGCCCAAGGCGATCTCCTTCTCCAGGGAATACCAGTTGCCCAGCTTACTGCCCTTCCCTACCTTGCGGTTACCGATATCTTCGACGTCATTCTTGCCGCCGTCATGGGTCTCCTTGGGCGCGGAGGGGGAAACCGCCGAATCGGTGGCCGGCGCCTGGGGAGCCGTGTCGGTCGCAGGCAGCGGACCTCCGGACTGTGTGGCGGGGGGCATGCCGGAGCCGGCCGGCGCGTTCTGTGCCAGCAACCACGCCGGTGTCGTCAACACTAAGGCGAGGGCGATCAAGGCGCGACGATTCATGGGCGAACCCCCTTGGGACTGCTGGCTCGTTGTCGTCATTATAGTCCTGCTACGAACCGGTAGAACGTTCATCTCTTTAGAGGCAACATCCCGGCGCCAGCGTTATCCGTTGGGTGGGGTTGTTCCCGAACTGGGCGGACGCCCTCCTACGGCTTCTAACCCGCGATGCAAGCAAAAGATGCGCCCCAGACCCTTGGCTTGGGGACCAGGGAAGTCGCACTGCCACGCAGGCTCAGGATCCGCCCTTTCCTTAAGATGCTGGCGACGGCCCCCGGGTAACACCCAGAGTTGCCCCGCTCTAGTCGTAATACTCGAGTCCGAGGTGGGTGATGAGCTCCTCGCCCTTGAGGTGGCGCAGGGTGTTCTTCAGCTTCATGAGCTGGATGAAGAGGTCGTGCTCGGGGTAGAGGCCGGGTGCGGTCATGGGCGACTTGAAGTAGAAGCTCAGCCACTCCTGGATGCCGATGCCCTTCAATTCTGCGCTTCGCTGGGCCAGGTCCATGAACAGCACCAGGTCGAGAACGATGGGCGCCGCCAGGATGGAGTCCCGGCACAGGAAATCGACCTTGATCTGCATCGGATAGCCGAGCCAACCGAAGATATCGATGTTGTCCCAACCCTCTTTGTTATCACCGCGGGGCGGGTAATAGTTAATGCGCACCTTGTGGAAGATTTTGCCATAGAGCTGAGGGTAGATCTTGGGCTGCAGGATGTGCTCCAGCACCCCCAGCTTCGATTCCTCCTTGGTCTTGAACGATTCCGGGTCGTCCAGCACTTCGCCGTCGCGGTTGCCCAGTATGTTGGTGGAGTACCAGCCGCTGAGACCGAGCATGCGGGCCTTGAAGGCGGGGGCCAGGACGGTCTTCATCAGGGTCTGGCCGGTTTTGAAGTCCTTGCCGCAGATGGGCGCCAGGTTTTGCCGGGAGAGCTCCTGCATGACCGGGATGTCCACGGTCAGATTGGGAGCGCCGTTGGCGAAGGGGACATTCTCGCTCAAGGCGGCATAGGCGTAGATCATCGAAGGCGCGATGTTGGCGTCATTCTTCAGCAGGCCTTTTTCGAACGCCTTCAGCGACTGGTGGACGGCGGACGGACGGAGGAAGATCTCGGTGGAGCCGCACCAGATCATGACGAAGCGCTTGGCGCCCGAGCTCTGCTTGAAGTCCCGGATGTCCTGGCGCAATTGCTCCGCCAGCTCCATCTTGTTCTTGCCCTGCTTGACGTTCGGCCCATCGAGCTTCTTCACGTAGTTGCGGTCGAAGACCGCCTTGCGCGGGCTCACGGTCTCGAGGAATCCCTTGATCTGGTCGAGGAGATCGCGGTCCAGGACCCCGGCCTTGCGGGCCGCCTCGTG belongs to Terriglobales bacterium and includes:
- a CDS encoding inositol-3-phosphate synthase is translated as MPTAARSKPKATPIDPARGKLGVMIPGMGAVATTFVAGVEAVRRRLAAPVGSVTQMGTIRLGKRTAGRSPLVSKFVPLAGLNDLVFTGWDIFEDNMHEAARKAGVLDRDLLDQIKGFLETVSPRKAVFDRNYVKKLDGPNVKQGKNKMELAEQLRQDIRDFKQSSGAKRFVMIWCGSTEIFLRPSAVHQSLKAFEKGLLKNDANIAPSMIYAYAALSENVPFANGAPNLTVDIPVMQELSRQNLAPICGKDFKTGQTLMKTVLAPAFKARMLGLSGWYSTNILGNRDGEVLDDPESFKTKEESKLGVLEHILQPKIYPQLYGKIFHKVRINYYPPRGDNKEGWDNIDIFGWLGYPMQIKVDFLCRDSILAAPIVLDLVLFMDLAQRSAELKGIGIQEWLSFYFKSPMTAPGLYPEHDLFIQLMKLKNTLRHLKGEELITHLGLEYYD
- a CDS encoding M48 family metallopeptidase; this translates as MNRRALIALALVLTTPAWLLAQNAPAGSGMPPATQSGGPLPATDTAPQAPATDSAVSPSAPKETHDGGKNDVEDIGNRKVGKGSKLGNWYSLEKEIALGKMYAAQVEQTAKLVQDPVVNEYVNRIGQNLVRNSDARVPFTIKVIDSSEVNAFALPGGFFYVNSGLILAADEEAELAGVMSHEIAHVAARHATRQMTRINWANIATIPLIFVGGGIGYAARSAVSLGLPLTFMKFSRGFESEADYLGLQYMYASGYDPQAYVAFFEKIQAKEKKKPGTLSKAFSSHPQTPDRIEKSQREINDILPSKPQYIVTTSEFDDVKARLAALENRHKILDREENRPTLRRTSGSKKTSDDKDSDKKDEDRPTLKRRE